In Camelus bactrianus isolate YW-2024 breed Bactrian camel chromosome 10, ASM4877302v1, whole genome shotgun sequence, a genomic segment contains:
- the LOC105076810 gene encoding olfactory receptor 10K1-like, protein MGNHTAVSTFLLWGFSSFPDLQSLLFVMIFFSHATILAANVSIMVAIKLTRHLHTPMYFFLCGLAFSETCTTMVIIPRMLVDLLSDSKTISIPECATQMFFFFGLGGNNCFIMAAMSYDRYTAIHNPLHYPVLMTRKICFQLMTASCVTGIVVSLCIVIIVFNLSFCDSNIIQHFFCDISPVVCLACDYTPYHEMAVFMLSAFVLVGSFILIMISYVFIGSIVIKMPSAKGRYKAFSTCSSHLTVVCMHYGFAGFIYLRPKDSGSFGEDMLRAVTYTVLTPLLNPIVYSLRNEEMQIALRKVLDSTHRFIPQMVNKRTLNI, encoded by the coding sequence ATGGGCAATCACACCGCAGTGAGCACCTTCCTTCTGTGGGGATTTTCCAGTTTCCCAGACCTGCAGAGTCTCCTCTTTGTGATGATTTTCTTCTCCCATGCGACCATTCTTGCTGCAAATGTGTCCATAATGGTGGCCATCAAGCTCACTCGCCACCtgcacacccccatgtactttttcctctgTGGCCTGGCCTTTTCAGAAACCTGTACCACTATGGTAATCATCCCCCGCATGTTAGTGGACTTGCTATCAGACAGTAAGACCATCTCTATTCCTGAGTGTGCCACACAGATGTTCTTCTTCTTTGGCTTGGGAGGCAACAACTGCTTCATCATGGCTGCCATGTCCTATGACCGTTACACTGCTATTCATAACCCGCTGCACTACCCCGTCTTGATGACCCGGAAGATCTGCTTTCAGCTGATGACGGCCTCCTGCGTCACTGGGATTGTGGTGTCACTGTGCATCGTCATCATAGTATTCaacttgtctttctgtgactcCAACATCATCCAGCACTTCTTTTGCGACATCTCGCCTGTGGTCTGCCTGGCTTGTGACTATACGCCCTATCATGAAATGGCTGTATTTATGCTCTCTGCCTTTGTATTGGTGGGCAGTTTTATCTTAATTATGATTTCCTATGTCTTCATTGGGTCCATAGTTATAAAGATGCCTTCTGCCAAGGGGAGGTATAAGGCCTTCTCAACTTGCTCCTCCCACCTCACTGTGGTGTGCATGCACTACGGATTTGCTGGTTTTATCTACTTGAGGCCCAAGGACAGTGGCTCATTCGGGGAAGATATGCTGAGGGCTGTGACCTACACAGTGCTGACACCTCTGCTTAATCCCATTGTTTACAGTCTAAGAAACGAAGAAATGCAGATAGCCTTAAGGAAGGTACTAGACAGTACACACAGGTTCATCCCTCAGATGGTAAATAAACGGAccctgaacatttaa
- the LOC105076809 gene encoding olfactory receptor 5P6-like — translation MDSLGDGNHTAVTEFILLGLTNDSVLRIILYMIILCIYLVTISGNLSTIILIRISSQLHHPMYFFLSHLAFADMGYSSSVTPNMLVNFLVETNTISYHGCAIQLGSVVFFGSTEFFLLAAMAYDRFMAICNPLLYSTKMSTQVCVQLLAASYVGGFLNACSFTICFYSLLFCGPNRVNHFFCDFAPLVELSCSDISVPAVVPSFTSGFVTVVTLFVIAISYIYILITVLKMRSTKGYHKAFSTCMSHLTVVTLFYGTITFIYMMPKSSFSTDQNKAVSVLYMVVIPMLNPLIYSLRNSEMKGALKRALC, via the coding sequence ATGGATTCCCTGGGAGATGGGAACCACACTGCAGTGACAGAGTTCATTTTACTGGGCTTAACAAATGACTCAGTCCTTCGAATCATCCTCTACATGATCATCCTATGTATCTACCTGGTGACCATATCTGGCAATCTCAGCACAATCATTCTTATCAGAATCTCTTCTCAGCTCCACCATCCTATGTACTTTTTCCTGAGCCACTTGGCCTTTGCTGACATGGGCTATTCATCTTCTGTCACACCCAATATGCTTGTAAACTTCCTGGTGGAGACAAATACCATCTCCTATCATGGATGTGCCATTCAGCTTGGTTCCGTCGTTTTCTTTGGGTCAACTGAGTTCTTCCTTCTGGCTGCCATGGCATATGACCGCTTCATGGCAATCTGCAACCCACTGCTTTATTCCACCAAAATGTCCACACAAGTCTGTGTTCAGTTACTTGCAGCGTCTTATGTAGGTGGCTTTCTCAATGCTTGCTCTTTTACTATTTGCTTCTATTCTTTACTCTTCTGTGGACCAAATCGAGTCAATCATTTTTTCTGTGATTTTGCTCCTTTGGTTGAACTCTCCTGTTCTGACATCAGTGTCCCTGCAGTTGTCCCCTCATTTACATCTGGCTTCGTCACTGTGGTCACACTGTTTGTCATAGCCATCTCCTACATCTACATCCTCATCACCGTCCTGAAGATGCGCTCCACCAAGGGGTACCACAAAGCCTTCTCCACCTGCATGTCCCACCTCACAGTGGTCACTCTATTTTATGGGACCATCACATTCATTTACATGATGCCCAAGTCCAGCTTCTCCACTGACCAGAACAAGGCAGTGTCTGTGTTGTACATGGTGGTGATCCCCATGTTGAATCCCCTGATTTACAGTCTGAGGAACAGTGAGATGAAGGGGGCCCTGAAGAGAGcactttgttaa